A single window of Pseudomonas benzenivorans DNA harbors:
- a CDS encoding LEA type 2 family protein gives MLLRSRPLLRALLLSLLACSLSACANLMLDPLRIDLVGLEPLPGQELEMRFSLKLRVQNPNDGAVDYDGVALELEVNGQPLASGVSDQQGQVPRFGEALISVPVSISAFAAIRQAWGAAGYQPGQGLPYALSGKLAGGLFRTMRFEDQGVLNWPEPPTAP, from the coding sequence ATGCTTCTTCGCTCACGCCCTCTCCTGCGCGCCCTGCTGCTTTCACTGCTGGCCTGCAGCCTCAGCGCCTGCGCCAACCTGATGCTCGACCCGCTGCGCATCGACCTGGTCGGTCTGGAGCCGCTGCCAGGGCAGGAACTGGAAATGCGCTTCTCCCTGAAACTGCGGGTGCAGAACCCGAACGACGGAGCCGTCGACTACGACGGCGTGGCGTTGGAATTGGAGGTGAACGGGCAACCGCTGGCCAGCGGCGTGAGTGATCAGCAGGGGCAGGTGCCTCGCTTCGGCGAAGCATTGATCAGCGTGCCGGTGAGCATTTCCGCCTTCGCCGCGATCCGCCAGGCCTGGGGCGCCGCGGGCTATCAACCCGGCCAGGGTCTGCCCTACGCGCTGAGCGGCAAGTTGGCGGGCGGTTTGTTCCGGACCATGCGCTTCGAGGATCAGGGGGTGCTGAACTGGCCGGAGCCGCCCACCGCCCCTTGA
- a CDS encoding mechanosensitive ion channel family protein, whose amino-acid sequence MELDKLTDNVLETLWRWATTPWLQIGETDLHLARLVGLGLILFFAWWFSSLLEHGLHNVAARGKGIHMNSSGMYALTRIIRYAVWIIGTLVGLRYLGLDLTNIALVGGAIGVGIGLGLQNIFSNFISGLILLLEKTLKVGDFVDLQSGVMGRVTEIGMRYTRITTNDLVDIIVPNSEFVNGRVTNWSFDEKYRRIHVPFGVAYGSDKHRVKAAVLKSVEDVPGCITSLPGRQPDVWLTRFGDSSLEFELVVWVEHDLMVSPGATHARFLWAIEDQLRAAEVEIPFPQRDLHLRSGSLRLDLGDGQRLQVSGDAPRKGEDPHR is encoded by the coding sequence ATGGAACTGGACAAACTCACCGACAACGTTCTCGAGACCCTCTGGCGCTGGGCGACCACGCCCTGGCTGCAGATCGGCGAGACCGATCTGCACCTGGCCCGCCTGGTCGGCCTGGGCCTGATCCTGTTCTTCGCCTGGTGGTTCTCCTCGCTGCTCGAGCACGGCCTGCACAACGTCGCGGCGCGGGGCAAGGGCATCCACATGAACTCCTCGGGGATGTATGCGCTGACCCGCATCATCCGCTACGCGGTGTGGATCATCGGCACCCTGGTGGGCCTGCGCTACCTGGGCCTGGATCTGACCAACATCGCCCTGGTCGGCGGCGCCATCGGCGTCGGTATCGGTCTGGGCCTGCAGAACATCTTCAGCAACTTCATCTCCGGGCTGATTCTGCTGCTGGAGAAGACCCTCAAGGTCGGCGACTTCGTCGACCTGCAGTCCGGGGTGATGGGTCGGGTCACCGAGATAGGCATGCGCTACACGCGCATCACCACCAACGACCTGGTCGACATCATCGTGCCCAACTCCGAGTTCGTGAACGGCCGGGTGACCAACTGGAGCTTCGACGAGAAGTACCGGCGCATCCATGTGCCGTTCGGCGTGGCCTACGGCAGCGACAAGCACAGGGTCAAGGCGGCGGTGCTCAAGTCGGTGGAGGACGTGCCGGGCTGTATCACCAGCCTGCCGGGGCGCCAGCCAGACGTGTGGCTGACCCGCTTCGGCGACAGCAGCCTGGAGTTCGAGCTGGTGGTGTGGGTCGAGCACGACCTGATGGTCTCCCCCGGTGCCACCCATGCGCGCTTCTTGTGGGCCATCGAGGACCAACTGCGCGCGGCCGAGGTGGAGATTCCCTTTCCCCAGCGCGACCTGCACCTGCGCTCGGGCAGCCTGCGCCTGGATCTGGGCGATGGCCAACGGCTGCAGGTGTCGGGCGATGCGCCGCGCAAGGGTGAGGACCCGCATCGCTAA